Proteins encoded within one genomic window of Psilocybe cubensis strain MGC-MH-2018 chromosome 2, whole genome shotgun sequence:
- a CDS encoding E3 ubiquitin-protein ligase Nedd-4, whose amino-acid sequence MNNNLILESIILISSQKDELGRVTVLTSPGRQRSGLTTGDAHRHIGVQQICYEYIKVQVALTYSLSTYLTQVNQSTHSIVPSFMLQLGSSKRSSSSRFKRPLIRVAVGLSGCGLRFIFTWPRLRSKGFSQAQFPKKRKPGTRMHVEGSDPMPVYADKTSLLSSLDNNMSPNSDNVPLPTGWVLCIDGTNRRFYANHHTRTTLWKGTPMASDVSKENPDLEELPPGWAIGVTESSQIYFIDHITQTTTWTDPRLPSGWEKRYDHKCRPYFVDHSSRTTTWDDPRQTTFSTDPLSMYMRKVLFLNRKHCNKTRRGVFEIRIRKGYIVPDTFSVLSKIKKPRNILRRYPHVTFKDDPDCEEPVQEWLNLLLDVLFEPRLGFFVLDGNGFLEINTSFSTPSFFKVFTYVGWIYGMAVFHGYLVDPRLITILHRNLSCNGAITEQNAQMSSHSYITDPQGSFLRGFYDVIDRRSLKGYSLIELERLFGGVTTLHKEYCATYTISDEKIGTGSDKDSTAVNASSVSSESDIHLDWFWKIASSWAPEGQQAIFVYVTGSVRVPATDLIKIMKTPDGGIQRVSVPGNKLKRGALPVRDDDVPQHILFIPPFDDYEEMERTLRSIVFDVDDEIDKTSRKDVCMGGRGGVQSTQKVREGSIIKQ is encoded by the exons ATGAATAATAATCTAATTTTGGAATCTATCATACTGATATCATCTCAGAAAGACGAGTTGGGACGAGTCACTGTTCTTACATCTCCTGGCCGCCAGCGATCGGGGCTCACGACTGGCGATGCACACCGCCATATCGGTGTTCAACAAATCTGCTATGAATATATCAAAGTTCAAGTGGCTCTTACATATAGCCTTTCTACCTATTTAACCCAAGTGAATCAGTCCACACATAGTATTGTTCCATCCTTCATGCTACAACTTGGATCATCAAAACGTAGCTCCAGTTCTCGATTCAAGCGGCCACTAATACGTGTAGCCGTTGGGTTGAGTGGTTGCGGCCTACGTTTTATCTTCACATGGCCTCGACTTCGTTCAAAGGGATTTTCGCAGGCACAATTTCCAAAAAAGCGGAAACCCGGTACAAGAATGCATGTAGAAGGATCAGATCCAATGCCCGTTTACGCAGATAAAACTTCCTTGCTATCGTCACTTGACAACAACATGTCCCCCAACTCAGACAATGTACCTCTACCCACTGGGTGGGTACTTTGCATAGACGGCACAAATCGCAGATTTTATGCCAATCATCACACCAGAACCACCCTATGGAAAGGTACGCCGATGGCCTCCGATGTTTCCAAGGAAAATCCAGACCTTGAAGAGTTGCCTCCTGGATGGGCGATTGGAGTAACCGAAAGTTCCCAGATATATTTCATTGATCACATCACTCAGACTACAACATGGACCGACCCAAGACTTCCATCCGGATGGGAAAAGCGATACGACCATAAGTGCAGGCCGTATTTTGTTGACCATAGCAGTAGAACCACGACGTGGGATGACCCTAGGCAAACGACGTTCTCGACAGACCCGTTGTCTATGTATATGCGCAAGGTTTTATTTCTGAACAGGAAACATTGTAACAAAACTCGGCGAGGAGTCTTTGAAATTAGAATTCGAAAGGGCTACATTGTCCCAGACACCTTTTCAGTGCTCAGCAAAATCAAGAAACCAAGGAATATTTTGCGTCGCTATCCTCATGTCACGTTTAAGGATGATCCGGATTGCGAAGAGCCTGTCCA AGAATGGCTTAATTTGCTGCTAGATGTTTTGTTCGAGCCTCGCCTTGGGTTCTTCGTGCTAGACGGTAACGGGTTTTTAGAAATCAACACATCATTCAGTACAcccagtttcttcaaagtctTTACTTACGTCGGGTGGATTTATGGCATGGCAGTCTTCCATGGATACTTGGTGGACCCTAGATTGATCACAATCTTACATCGCAATCTAAGCTGCAATGGCGCCATTACTGAACAAAACGCTCAGATGTCCAGTCACAGTTATATAACCGACCCCCAGGGCTCGTTTCTCCGTGGTTTCTATGATGTGATAGACCGCCGGTCATTGAAGGGGTATTCCCTAATTGAACTGGAACGGCTATTTGGAGGAGTGACCACACTTCACAA AGAGTACTGTGCAACGTACACCATATCCGATGAAAAAATTGGAACGGGCAGCGACAAGGACTCCACAGCAGTCAATGCATCTTCAGTCTCTTCCGAATCCGATATCCATCTGGATTGGTTCTGGAAAATTGCCAGCTCCTGGGCTCCTGAAGGACAACAAGCAATATTTGTCTACGTAACGGGCAGCGTGCGTGTACCCGCGACAGACCTGATCAAAATTATGAAAACCCCAGACGGGGGCATCCAGCGAGTTAGTGTTCCAGGGAACAAGCTCAAACGGGGGGCTTTGCCAGTGAGGGATGATGATGTCCCCCAACATATTTTGTTTATCCCACCGTTCGACGACTATGAAGAGATGGAACGCACTTTGAGATCAATTGTATTTGATGTGGATGATGAGATAGATAAAACTTCCCGTAAGGATGTGTGTatgggggggagggggggagTGCAATCGACCCAGAAGGTCCGTGAAGGATCTATCATAAAGCAATAA